From Malaya genurostris strain Urasoe2022 chromosome 2, Malgen_1.1, whole genome shotgun sequence:
ATATTGATAAGTGTTGTCGTTCGATCGTTGAACTTTCGGTTGTGACACGAGGAAAGTGCTTAACGGGACAActgacatagttagaataatgtTTTTTTCGTGTGTTACTTGATTTGATTCGCATTTGAGCTAGAAAACTACCAGGCTAGAAGTGTTCTCACCCAGTTGAACAAATAGAGTattctgtgaaaaaaaaatccgtaaTAATGGCGTTAGTGTTACGATCAGTGTTCAACACCTACACATTCTGCTTTAAGGAATACAATGGTATGTGACCCGTGTTAGACGTCGAAGAAAGAGCGATCTAATGTGTGTTTTTCTCCGCATAGATCCTAGAGTGGAGCATTTTCCTTTACTTGGATCACCGTGGCCGGTGATATTGTTGATAATCGTGTATCTCAAGTTTGTCTACAATTGGGGGCCAAAGCTTATGGAAAATCGTAAACCCTACAATTTGAAAACATTGATGAACGTCTATAATGCGTTGCAAGTTTTACTTAATCTGTATATAGGTGTGACGGGATTCCTCAACTCGTACTTCTCCGAGGATTACGATTGGCTCTGTGAGCcgataaatcaaaaaacaaGCCCTGCTCGGCGGAAGCTCATTATGGCgacatatttgtattttttgtccAAAATTGTAGATTTACTTGACACTGTAAGTGATTAGACGCCTAGATGTGAATTGAATCGTATCCTAACAGTGTCGATAAATTTCAGGTGTTCTTCGTACTAAGAAAGAAGAATAATCAAATTACATTTTTGCACACGTATCACCACGCAGCAATGATATTGGCTACGTACATTGCCAATAAGTTCTTGTCAGGTGAGTATTATTGGATGATGGATTAGCGCATTGTGTCTAGATGCA
This genomic window contains:
- the LOC131433114 gene encoding elongation of very long chain fatty acids protein AAEL008004-like, with translation MALVLRSVFNTYTFCFKEYNDPRVEHFPLLGSPWPVILLIIVYLKFVYNWGPKLMENRKPYNLKTLMNVYNALQVLLNLYIGVTGFLNSYFSEDYDWLCEPINQKTSPARRKLIMATYLYFLSKIVDLLDTVFFVLRKKNNQITFLHTYHHAAMILATYIANKFLSGSHATLLGLINSFVHVIMYFYYFLTSFRPEVKNSLWWKKYITQVQLFQFMILMAHFGIPLLLGYCNYPTSLLFIGFTQNLFMFTLFADFYIKAYLKSKKRKTEMTNGSSCLNHSLAKVVK